Genomic window (Nicotiana sylvestris chromosome 7, ASM39365v2, whole genome shotgun sequence):
GAGCCTTGGTTCTAATTTTGGCTTCTCCTAGCCTATTTGGCCAAACTGGAAAAAActagcttattttgagaaatgttttttttttcaaaagtgttttttttatttaaaagtacttttgatgaaaaacaatttgtgtttggctaacAATTTTAAAAGAACTTttaagcagcaattagtgtttgaccaaggtTTCAAAaagtgcttctaagtgtatttttctaaAAAATGCTTATCAAAAAAGTGCTTCCGGGAAGAAGCTACTTTTTCTACTTTTGCTTctactcaaaagtactttttttttccttccaaaagcttgaccAAAGTGCATTTCAACTTGGAAAAATtaggccaaacaggctataaaaattagtttattttgagaagtgctttctttcaaaagtgcttttctcaaaagtacttttggtaagaagcagtttgtgtttgactaattaatttgaaaaatatttctAAGCAACAATTAATGTTTGACCACGCTTTTAAAAAGAGCtactaagtgtatttttctcaaaaataatttttttttctccttCTCCAAAACTACTTTTGTTCTACTCCAATcttggccaaacacttcaactttgaaaataaaaatacttttttttttgggaagcttggccaaataggctattaGTCACTGAAGTATTCTCCTAGAAACAATTCATTTGATATTGGTAAGTGAAACTGAGACTAACCTGATTTGTAGCAATCAAATACACATGGTAAGCAGTCAATCCACCAACAAAAAACGCAGCAGCAAAACTGAAACATGTCAATGCCAATGTCTCCGGGCAATCTTTTACCAAACCAATGAATCCCATGCCATTGCCAGAATTCTTATGTTGAATCTTTTTGCATGAGAAAGCAAATATGTAGACGAAGTAAACAGTTGCCATAACCAATAGCAATACATAAAGTCGATAATTCCTCTGCACAAATCGAAATAAATACATGCTATTAATTTATCTTCTGTCATAGGCTCAAGGAATATTGCTGATTTCTTTGTAATTGTACAAACCAGTCCAATGCATTGACCAATCCAAGGGCAATGGTGGTCAAATTTCTCAACGCAATTGTCACAAATAACGCAATGGCAACTCCTAGGCGGACGATGTATGTTACAAATACGGCAGTATTTCAATTTCATTTCCACCTCATTTATGGCAACTCTTTTGCTTCTAATTCTACCATTTCCCGTCGACTCAGTGGCTGGTGATTCATTATTTCTCGGAATAATGCCAGGATCAATGACGCTAACCATTATTAAGTTGGCAAGAACCTGTTACATATATAATGAAAAATATCATATCATATAATATAATagttaaagaaaaagaagaaaattaacCTAACAGATTCAGTACAAAGTTTAGTTTAGTGACTCACAATTAAGGTCAATAGCACACAGAAACTGACTTTGATGCTCGAGTGTTTTGATATATCCCTTGCAACATAAACAGCAAAAACCCAACTTGAGAGGCTAATAGAGACAATAGTCAAGAGCAAACCTCTTGGATCTGGCCCACATATCAGTAACCCTTTGAGGAAAAATACCTGCACTTAAAATAATGAAAGCCACATTAGAACAAATACAATTAAAACAACTCCTCCATATTTGTCAAATGAATATAATCGAACACAAACCGTAGCATACATTGTTTCCTGGCCAAACGTGATATAACCTGACTCGTTCAACTCGATCTCCACGATAATTTTGTGTTACATTCTCTTCATTATGTGTTTTAATCCCCACAACATTTTTCCATAAGGTGAATAAAATTTTCTTAAATTTTCCCAGGAAATCAATCTCAACTTCCTCTATTGACAAATTCTGTGATTCCATTGTTTCAATAACCGTATCGACTTGTGCAACTACTGAAGTCGTGTCATTTTCTTCAATAGGTTGCTCCAAAGAAGCCATTCTTCATTGTGCAGTGAAACTGAGAATTTGAACGCATCATCAATAACCAACTTCTAGAAAACTGTATTTTCATACTGCTCTAATAACTTTGGGCTTGGGCCTATtcattgggccaatttattaatgtgatctttacataaatagccggtatattcattgtttacttttttttagtcatatacatagattatatattgattatatacacataatataaaatattatatagatagatagagagagaggcCACTAAGTATACAATTGAGTACAGTTTTAGACTGGCCCATTTGTACAAATAGACACTAATGTTTATCTTTAAAATATGGTCATAAATTAAAAGAATGCAACTTTAGCCACAGCCAAACTTTAGACTAGTGGTCATATTGTCATTGCCAAACTTCAAACCAGCAGTCAGAAGTTTGAATTGCTGCAACTCAACTTCAAACCAATATTCATACCGAACTTTAGACcaacaagaagaagaataagGAGGAAGAGAAGAAGACTATAACAACTTGTTTCACTAAGTTTGCAACATTCTTAAAATTGTGGCTAAATTTGAATATGTCACAAAAGTGACTATCTAGTGCAAAAGTCTCCGTAACTTTGGGCTAGGACCTAATATTGGGCCAAAGTTAGTTTTGAGGTTGAACCGGAGCCCACGATCAAAACATTTTCTAATACGAAGACAAGCCACTATAAGAATTGGATTTCAAATTGCACAGCAAAAGCAAAGCAAGTAGGAAGAATCAAACTGAATCAT
Coding sequences:
- the LOC104221551 gene encoding probable protein S-acyltransferase 6; amino-acid sequence: MASLEQPIEENDTTSVVAQVDTVIETMESQNLSIEEVEIDFLGKFKKILFTLWKNVVGIKTHNEENVTQNYRGDRVERVRLYHVWPGNNVFFLKGLLICGPDPRGLLLTIVSISLSSWVFAVYVARDISKHSSIKVSFCVLLTLIVLANLIMVSVIDPGIIPRNNESPATESTGNGRIRSKRVAINEVEMKLKYCRICNIHRPPRSCHCVICDNCVEKFDHHCPWIGQCIGLRNYRLYVLLLVMATVYFVYIFAFSCKKIQHKNSGNGMGFIGLVKDCPETLALTCFSFAAAFFVGGLTAYHVYLIATNQTANENFRQLYGSNRNAFDKGVVNNIKEILLSPWTPSKINFRSEIYRFDHLEHVTEP